DNA from Alphaproteobacteria bacterium SS10:
ACTTTGTCCTATTCTTTGGTGGGCGGGATCGGAATAGCCCCCTAGGCCCTATCGGCGTTCTTCTGGTCGCCATCCTGGCCCCGTTCGCCGCCATGATCGTGCAAATGGCAATCAGCCGATCGCGCGAGTATGAGGCAGACCGTATTGGCGCAGAGATCTGCGGAGAGCCGCGTTGGCTCGCCTCCGCCCTTCAACGAATTCAAGGTGCCGCCAGCACCATCGACTACCCGCGGGCTGAGGCAAACCCAGCGACAGCGCACATGTTCATCATCAACCCGCTGCATGTGCATGCGATGGATGGCCTGTTCTCAACCCACCCCAAAACCGAAGAGCGGATTAGCCGCCTGATGGCCATGGGCGGTGGTGGTCAGACAAAGGTTTCCAGCCAACCAAGCCGCATGGCACCCACCGCTGGACAGCGTATGGCTCAGCAGCGCTGGCGCGAGCCGCGACAACGTAAGGCAGGGCCCTGGGGCTGATCCAGCAGCCAAGTCGTTAGACTTTCGAAGGTTTAGGGTTTAAGAGCCCGGCTTATGAGACGACAAATGACAAGCCGACCGGCGCGCGAGAAGCCAGGGCGCAACCGACCGCCCCATGGCGGCCAGAAGCGTGGCCGTAGCCAGAGCAACCGTGGACCAGGCAAAGAGCCTGCGGGCCTGCCGCCACGGCTAGCGGCCATCAACCTGTTGCATCAGGTGTTGAACCAAACAGAGCCGCTGGATGACCTTCTTGATAAGGAGAAGAGCTTCACCCGGTTAAGCCCGCGAGACCGGGCGCTCTGCTATCGCTTGGTGCTGGCTGTCCTCCGCCATCTGGGCACATTGGATCTGGTAATTGAAAAATGCCTGACCAAGCCCAAGGACCTGCGTGAACATGATCTGCGTCAGATCTTGCGGATTGGCGCGGCACAGCTGCTATTCCTAGACACCCCACCGCACGCCGCGGTGGATACCTGCCTACATATGGCGGACGCGCGCAAACTTGGCCGGACCAAGGGGCTCGCCAATGCCGTTTTGCGCCGGATCGACCGGGAGCGCGAAACCATTCTTGAGGGCGCGTTGACCGGTGAGATCAACACGCCGGACTGGCTATGGGAAAGCTGGGTTGAGCAATACGGCGCCGAACAG
Protein-coding regions in this window:
- the htpX gene encoding zinc metalloprotease HtpX gives rise to the protein MGYAKTAMLMAGMTAVFLMLGFMLGGEGGMIMALVFAIAMNGFAYWNSDKMVLRMYGAREVDERSAPKLYGMTREMAVRAGMPVPRVYIIDNPQPNAFATGRNPENAAVAATTGLLQRLSDEEVAGVMAHELAHIANRDTLIMTVTATIAGAISMLANFVLFFGGRDRNSPLGPIGVLLVAILAPFAAMIVQMAISRSREYEADRIGAEICGEPRWLASALQRIQGAASTIDYPRAEANPATAHMFIINPLHVHAMDGLFSTHPKTEERISRLMAMGGGGQTKVSSQPSRMAPTAGQRMAQQRWREPRQRKAGPWG